The following nucleotide sequence is from Gadus macrocephalus chromosome 18, ASM3116895v1.
AAAGTTCCGCGATATTTCATCTATGTAGTTTAACCTTTTGAGTGGATTATAAATAGTGTACAGTACTTGGTTGTAAACATTTAAGGAAGGATTCAACATAATGGTTAAATGGTTTATCTGTAAGCTATAGGAAACGAATATTAACAAATCATGttgatattttaataaatgttcATGACAAGCAGATGACCctcctattcttttttttttttaatgttaatgaATCACAAACTCATGTTTATAACTAATGtgtaatttttttaatgttcaagTTCACTGACTTGTAGGCCATGCCTTCACTTTCCTAAAAAGAGTAAAGTGCGGGTATGAGTATAACTACAGCTACTATAACCACATTTACATCGCCAGACCAATTCGCATCATATGCCCAAGCAAATAAAACGTGAGCTCGCAGATTAGTGTGGTTCCTACTTTATATTGTAGACCAACTAAGGCGAAAACCTTGGtttaccactagatggcagcatTTCCTTGCCTGACCTCGGGTTTTGAACATAGGTAGTAACTTTACGATGCTGCAGATTGAATTAAGGTAGGCTACATTAACCTGACTGAAAAGCTTTCTAAAGACTTGGGCACATAGAATAACGTTAAGTGGCTTTTTAAGATTTTATGTGAAGGTTTGTAACGCTTTTGCAGAAACGTAGGAAATGCtgaaacaaaacatttattCGAGCCGATCCCATCGAGGCGGTTTAATGTATGAAtcagaaaatataaaataaaattgtgTCCAATAAATGGTCTCATCGTAAAACATGTATCATCCAATTCGTTATATTAGAGACGGTAATTCTGATTACGTCTATAGAATAATCATTTGTATCTTAAGATTTTGGTAGAAGAACACTTATTATCTGACTAGAAACCTGAAAATGACGTTAATAGCGATTCAAAAGGTACCTTGTGACATGCAGATACCGGACTACCGTGAATGTTATATAGTCTATGGTCTGATTGAACAATATTTCAGCATTTGAGAGCCACCTGTTTAATTCTGAGAGAGCAATAGCAGAATAATAGTTTCATGTAGCATTTTAGGAACAAATTATTGTGAAACCATGTCTTGACATCTCTATTTAATATGCGTGCGCAATGCAAATCTAAAGTaacttcagagagagagagagggggggggggagaaagtgggagtggagagagagagagagagagagagagagagagagagagagagagagagagagagagagatgtttgagTGACAGGTGATTGTGGGTTGTGCATGGGGTAAAACCATGCGCCATTTGTCTCTTTAATCTAATTGGTTGATTGATGAGTCCATGTTGTTCAGCTGGAAGCCAAAACGTGTATAGGGCCTTTCCTCTGAGTCTATTCTGGTCATATCTCCTTCCTGCCTTCGCTCTGTTACATCTCAAATCCTATTTGCCGTCCTACCTGCCCGATGGCAGAGATTTAGCGCATTTAACTTAGGTACCATGTTTATTTCATCGTTTACAATCGAGCCCCACTTTGACGCATTGATCTCTGCTTTGGATCGCTCCAAACTCTTCTTGCCATTTGACGcgctttttattttaatataggAAGGACCATTTTTAAACTCTTTCACAGACCACATGTGAACGCGACCCGCGCAAACATCGACACACTACGGTTTGTATTCGTAAAGGACTTTCAATGGTGATGCGGATTGAAGGATGATGGCAGACCCCCGCGCGCAAGAGACGGTGCCGCTTCACGTCAAGGAGTCGCCTTTCTCCATCAAGAACCTCCTCAACATCGACAACAAGCCCGCCAAGCCCAGGACGTTCCCGCCACCCTCCAGGGGACTATTCGAAGGGAGCATCTTCTCCCGGATCGGAGACCTAACTTTTCCCCGGTTTGAGTTCCCGTCTCAGCGGGTCGGACTAGCAGCCTCCGCCTGGTGGAACCCCTACACCCTGGGCGCCATGGGCCACCTCAGAACCTCAGGTACAGTCAGGAGAATTCTCTATTTATAGGGGATTTgtaaaatatatctatataaaaaaCAATCGAAAAGCAAATCAAACCTATCATCAAGACTGTCATAATCAATCATCATAATAAGGATAGTTGGGTTTTGTTGTAGTGGTGCATTCCGTTATGTTGCCTTTTATAGTTGCTTTAACTAACAAATGTCTGGCTGATTGATCGCATCCCCAATAATGAAGCATCAATAGCCTGCAGCCTAAAGGTTATGTCTCGGCTTATGATTCATTTAAATGGATCTGCATGGATCTTATTTAATACCTTTCATCCAGaaagctataaaaaaaaaaagctgtcaTACTCATCTGAGTATCTTTGTGTCTGACCCCCATGCAGTAGGCCTCTCAGAGAGATGCGGTGTTCGAGACTCGCCGCCGGCCAGGGAGCGACACTCCCCGGCTATCCTCCTCCACAAAAGTGAACCTGATCTCAAAGAGGACGAGGACGACAAAAGCACCACAGAAGACATTGTCCTGGAGGAGAGCGACACCGAAGACCCCAAACACGACGGCACGCGGGGGGGGGACTGGAAGAACCTAGACGATGACTCGGACAAGAAAGCTTGCCGGAAGAAGAAAACGCGCACCGTGTTCTCCAGGAGCCAGGTGTTCCAGCTGGAGTCCACCTTTGACCTGAAGCGCTACCTGAGCAGCTCCGAGCGGGCCGGATTGGCGGCCTCGCTGCACCTCACAGAGACCCAGGTGAAgatctggttccagaaccgGAGGAACAAGTGGAAGAGGCAGCTGGCGGCCGAGCTGGAGGCAGTCAGTCTGAGCCACGCCACGGCCCAGAGGATCGTGCGTGTGCCCATCTTGTACCACGACAACGGAGGCTCCGAGACTGGGAGCTCCGCAGGAAACTCCCCGAGCGGCCAGTCGCTCCTGTCGTTTCCGCACCCGATGTACTATTCCCACCCCATCGTGACGTCCGGCCCCTTGCTCAGGCCCGTCTAGGTCCCGGTGGTTGTTTATCGCAGTTCTTTTCTTTTTGGAAATTCATAGAAACTTGCAGAAAATTATTTAGTATTATTTGTGGATTTCATgaatatacattattattattattattattattattattattattattattattcctatactattattatattgtgaCTTAAAGCCCTATGTTCAAATTGAATGTAAAATTGATATTATAAGGAAATGCTTTGTAAGATAATGCTACATTTCAGTGTGCCTAATCTTATTTGAAGCAGAAGATAATGTTGTTTTACATAGAGTTCCATGTTAATATGTATTTtatagaaaaaaatgtgtgtcagtgtttggacAGAAATGtggatatatttgatactttacAATATTGTGCAATATTGTTCGCTTATTGCGCGCATAATTCCATTCTCTCACTCaaatctctctcccacacacacacacacacacacacacacacacacacacacacacacacacacacacacacacacacacacacacacacacacacacacacacacacacacacacacacacacacacacacacacacacggacaatcATTTTCATTAATGCGTTCCAAAAAGCTGCAGGTATAAGCCCTATCGCCTAATAGGCcattcattttgaaagaaatgTCACTGTAATTTATAGCGTAATTTAAGCCATGAAAAAGCCAAATATCAACCACTGTTTGTATGAGTTATTCATTAACATTGTATACTTGTATTGTAGAAATGCTCGCACTTGTTAAATATGGTTCTTTATTTACAGAAAAAGTTGGGATTTATATAAAATGAAGGCTTTTCGTCATGATGGAGTTGTGTATTTATTGTCTTAATGGCATTGCTGCTTTCCAAGGATGCGATCCATTAGGCCTATATTGAGCCCTATCGTTAAAGAAAAGGCTCATGATAATCTTCTGAGTCTCGCCTAAATAAAAAATGCAGGTatattgcatgcatacatgaagtctcaatgattaaaaaaaaaacgagcaaTTTGGATGTATTCATGCGTTATGTGCTAAAAACGTAAAATTCTGTCCTCAATAGATGCTTTTATAGTCCAAGTTAAGGAATCAATAATTAAGAAATCAGAAAAAATGCACTTTTATCTTTGAACCCTTATGCTTTTGTTATTGTCGCAACCGTCAACCGACTTCGGCTTCTTTGAACGAATAAATGTAGGACCTAACGTAATCACAATTTAGGATGAACCAACATTTTTCCACCGCATTGACTATTAAGGCCAATAAAGGCAACCATATGCTATCTTTCTCAAAGTTATTTCATGAAATGATTCAAATGATTGAGGGGTAGATGTGAATACTTGTAGGCCTATTTTTTTTTAGGATAAATGTGGATACTTCTTGATTATTTGCGTAACATTTAAAGAAGCCAAGGCTAGCCTGTATCTTTTTTAAATAGGCTGGGGATATTGGGGATATATATTCATTACATATAATAGGCCACAATCTCCAACCATATGATATATATTCACCAAATAAATCCCAaaatgtcttatttatttattcgttAGGCTAAACCTATGTGAGCACGCTATAACCTAATCCACCAACATGTGTATCGACTGTTACTTGTTCTAAATGCTGTGTTTGGATAGTCCGATTTAAATGTAAGATAATAATAAGTCAACGTGTGAATAGGCCTATAAAACAACGCAGTGCATTGACGGGCGGCTGTGCTGTAGTGTATGGAAATAATGTTCTGCGCAGAGGCAGCGCGCgacaggagaagaagaagaaggttgTCTCGTTCTCGCGAGACAACCACAACATAAATCTCACCACGTCACGAAATGTAACCAATCAAACGAAAGCGGGAACCGCGCTCATTCGTCTGCACCAATCACCGCCCTCGCTGGAAGCGCTCTAACCACTTGTGTTGAAAAATCACAGGAAGCTACACGCTAGCCCGTTAGCTTATCTTAGCTAACTCAGTAACGTTGCCGATTAAATTCTGCACACGAACTCGGTTTTCTGTTGTTGTTAACGTGATAAAGGTTTGGATTGCGGTGACAAGAACCCAGAGCGGTGAGTATGTTGTCGTAAATACGACTTTATAACACATGTTAGCTTCAAGTCGGCCATGCCGATGCTAGCAAGCACCGGCGGGGGTACTAACGGTAGGCTGGCTCTGCTCTCTGAATGAACCCAGCCCAGAACTATGTACACATAGCGGGTTATATTCCTACAAAACACAAGATCATATGCACATGATTGTGTTGTAATGGCACTGTTGAAGCGATTGTCCAACCATTCAACCATCGTAGCAAGCGACACCATCCGTATATAGCGTTTCAATAATACGTTTTTAGCCAGAGTgatcattgtttattttgcaatTTACCCCAGATTACGGACCCTTGTCCTTGAGAGGCGCGGGGATT
It contains:
- the LOC132446944 gene encoding homeobox protein HMX3-like; this encodes MMADPRAQETVPLHVKESPFSIKNLLNIDNKPAKPRTFPPPSRGLFEGSIFSRIGDLTFPRFEFPSQRVGLAASAWWNPYTLGAMGHLRTSVGLSERCGVRDSPPARERHSPAILLHKSEPDLKEDEDDKSTTEDIVLEESDTEDPKHDGTRGGDWKNLDDDSDKKACRKKKTRTVFSRSQVFQLESTFDLKRYLSSSERAGLAASLHLTETQVKIWFQNRRNKWKRQLAAELEAVSLSHATAQRIVRVPILYHDNGGSETGSSAGNSPSGQSLLSFPHPMYYSHPIVTSGPLLRPV